The Comamonas testosteroni genome contains the following window.
GGCGTCAGATCGACGATACGCACCACTGTGGCTGCGAAGTCGCGCACGGGGATGATTTGCGCATCGGGCTCGTCCTCGAAATCGGCCTCGATGGTGGCATCGGACTGCAGCGTGGCGCAGCAGGCCAGCGTCATGCCGTCCTCGCGTTCCATGTCCATCAACGCGAAGGGATTGGCCGCGCCGTGGTCCACGTCGCCGTCGCAAACCTGGACCTTGCAGGTGCCGCACAGGCCATGGCCGCAGGCGTGGGGAATGTAAATACCCTGGCGCAGCGCGGCGTCCAGCAGGGTCTGGCCTTCCTCCACTTCAATCGAGGCGCCCAGGGGTTCTAAGGTCAGTTGGTAGCTCATATCGTCTCGCTCTCATTCCTGCAGCGCCGGCCAGGCCAGCGCTGCAACCGCCAGGGTGGTTAGCTGTAAGAGCCTTGGATGCCGATCAGGCCCGGGGTGCGAAAGCGGATCACGTCCTTGTGCGTCAGGCCGTTGTCGGCCAGCGACTTGGACGCATCGGGCGACCAGGGCTGGCCCGACTTGAACCACTGCACCTCGCTCCAGTCGATGCGTGCAAAGTCGGGGTGGGCGCCATAGACGTCGGGCAGCACGGCCTGGGCCAGCGCACCGAAAGGCATATCGGGCGGCAGCGGCAGGGCCACGGGCGAGCAGAACATCAGGTGGTCTTCCCAGCCGATATAGAGCAGAGGCGCGGGAAAGTTCTCGCGCACATCCTTGGCGGGAAAGCGATAGGGCTTGAGTGCGGTGACGCTCATGGCTGGGCCTCCTGGCTGGGGTTGGCGGAAGCGTTAGTGGCTGCGTTGTTGGCCGAGGTTGCCGGTGGCGGGTCGCCGCGCCAGGCCGCGAAATTGCGCTGGTCCTCCGATCCCTCAAAGTCCATGTTGTCGCGGCCCACATTCATGCCGTACCAGTCCAGCACCGCAGCCAGCGGGTCAAAGCCTTCGGCCGTGGGGTCCACATCGGGCTTGAAGCAGTTGCCCTGGTAGATCTGGTGCACGGGCAGCCAGGACTGGACAAACTTCTCGGGCTCGTCGTCGAAGACATGCTTGCAGCCGTCGCTGCAGAAGTGGTACTTGCTGCCCTCGTAGTCGGACTCGCGATAGCAGATCTTGGTGGCGTCACCGGGCTCGGTGAAGCCCATAGGGATCTGGCAGGTGGTGCACAGCATGGGCAGGGTCTTGCTGTAAAAGCGCTTGCCGGCCTGCTGCTCTGCACGATAGTGCTCCAGGCGGGGACGGTAGTGCTTGTCAAAGCTGTCCGGGTATTTTTCAGACAGCCACTGCATCTCCTGCTCGCCGGGCACCCAGGTGTGAAAAGGTGCGGCCGCCGTGTAGTTGTAGAAGATGTTCCAGGCCTGGTGGCTGATGTGGTCCTTGCCTTCGCAGGCCAGCTTCCAGCCTGCGGGCTCTCGGATGCCGTAGCGCGCCAGATCGCGGAACAGAGCGCCGCCGTTTTCCTCGGCATACATCTCCCAGGCTTCCTTCCAGCTCATCACGCGCTTGGGCAGCATGTAATCCTGCATCATGGCCACCAGGGTCAGCACGCGGTAGCCGCGCCAGAACCATTTGTCGATCCAGCGCTGCACGATGGGCACGTTGCCCGGGTCCTGCTCCAGCATGAACTTGATGCATTCGATGCCCAGCGTCATATGGCGCGACTCATCGCTTTGCGCCGAGAAGCCAAAGGTCACGGTGGACAGATCGCCGTTGTGCGCCGCGCCCGACATAAAGGGAACGAACAGCAGATTGGTCAGCACATATTCGAAGGAGAAGCTCACTGCCGTGAGGAACTCGAACGGGCCTGCGCTCAGCGCATCTTCAAAAAAGGACTTGGGCACCGACAAAAACCAGACCCGGTCGAACCAGTGACTGGAGCTGTGCATGCCGTTGAAGTACTTGTTGTAGTTGGACAGCGCATGGGTCTCGGTCTGGAAGTGGCGCAGCTCGTCGATGGACTGCATCTGCGCCGCCACGCGCGCCCCCGCACCGGTGAAATGCCGGCCCGCATGGGCAAAACCGCGGTGAGCGTAATACTCCAGCGGCACAACGCCCTGGATGAACAGCTTGAGCGCGTTGAGATAGCGCGCATCGGTCACGCCCAACTGGCCGTTGTTCTGGGCAAAGGCCTCGATCACGGCGTAGAGCTTTTTCTCTTTTTCGCCCTGGTACTTCCAGTAGGCGTCCATGGTCAGGCGGAAGGGGTCTTCCCACTTGTCCCAGTCGTGGATCTTGATGCCCTCGAACTTGTCATAGGGGAAGACCTTGTCCATGGGCTGGTAGCTGGTCTCCCAGCCCAGGCCACGTGTCATGGCGGTGTAGCGGTCCTTGAGGCCCAGCTTTTTCTTGATTACGGGTGCGTCCATGGTGTCTCCTTGGATGGCGTTGTCTGGTGGTGTTCGGTGAGCGGCTCTTACTGGTTCCAGCTCAGGGAGAATTCGTCGTCGTCCTCCTCCACATGGCCAGACAGCGTGACCAGATTGATCTGGATCTGCTGCAGCTCGTAGGGGCGACCGGTCTGCTCTTCAATGCTGGCGCGACGTATGACCAGGCGGCCGGGGGCGTCGATCTTCACGAGACCGGGCGAGTACACGGCTTGGGCGTGGGTGTTGTCGGCGAGGATGGCGTCCACCACGGGGCGCGATTCCTCGTTGTCCTGAAAGGCGATGAACACCTTGGAGACGGGGGTGCTGGCAGATGTGCTCATGGCGCTGCTCCTCAGATGTCCAGACCGGCCTTGCGGGCACGGGCATCCAGGCTTTGGCGAACTTCGCTGAGCACGGCTGCGCCACGCGCACCCAGGGCCAGTTCGGCCACGGCGGCCAATGCCACGCCGGCATGCTCGGCATAGCTCAGATACCAGTGCGACAGCTGGCTGCGGTTGTCTGCGGATTCGGCTGCAGCTACCTTGACCACGGCATCGATCCAGCGTGCGGTCTCGGTGTGCCACTCGGGCATGAAGGCCGTGAGCATGGCCACGGCCGTGCCGCCCTGCACCGTGACATGCTCGTCGACGAAGTGGTTGTAGATCAGGGGATAGAGCAGTCCGTCGAGCACCATATTCTGGGCAACGAACAGCTCCATGGGGTCCTGCACCACAAGCAGGTCTTCCACCAGATGGCGCAGCGGCTGCCAGGCCGGGTGCTGCATCCAGTCGTTCTTGCCGGCCTCGAGCACGCCGGGCTCGTCCATGACCAGGCCCAGTCGCGTGAGGTACTGGGCCACACCCAGGTGGTCCATGGCATGCATCATGGCCGGAGCCGTGAAGGGCGTACCGTAGCCGCGTGAGCAGATCTGGCTGTTGTTCATATTGCCGCCCCAGGCCACATGGCGTAGCGGCATCAATACATCGCAGGCCTTGGCGCGCAGGGCATCGGACATCTTGCCGGCCAGATTGCGCGACTCCACAAACTGGTAGTTGGCTTCCACAGCCTCCTGCTGCCTGGCGCGGGTCATGGTCCAGGTGGCGTAGTAGTACTGACGTGGATCGCGCAGCGCGTTCCAGTCCGCCATGCGGATCGCCGTGCGGCCGGTGTCGAACAGCTCGAACTCTGGCTCCCACAGCGGCCGGTAATGGAAGTGGTGCGTGGGCTGCACGCCCAACGTGGCCTCCAGATAGCGCGACGCGGGCTTGTCTCCCGTGTAGGTTGCCACGCGGGCAAAGGTATGGCGCAGCGGCTGTATCTCGCGCGCCGAAAGCTCGATATTCATGGGCTTGTCTCCTGTGTTGTCGTGGGATGCGTGAGTGATGGTCAGAGCAGCCTGGCTTTCTGGACCTGGCAGAAGGCCTCAAAGTCGGCCTCTGTCATGGCCAGCTCCACCGTGAGTTCGGGCCAGCCCACGGAGAACTCGAAGTCCACAAAACCGTTGGCGCGCCTTTGCAGCACGCGCACCGAACGGCGCGTGAGATCGCAGGCGGGAAGATCGAGAGTGCTTGTTTCCATGAGGGGCTCCTGGCGGGTCTATGGCTTTTGCAATTGCACAGCCCGTGCCAGTTCATGAAAATATCGATAAATTCAGGGTTACTCCCTAAATTTGCGCGTGTTTGAGCAAGCTGGTGATCAGTAATTCCCGGGCAAACCCTAGGACAGCAGTCACAGTGCTTCAATGCCTACTGCAGTGCAGCATGATCAAATGATCAAGTACCCCATGCAAAGGTTCGCAATTCATCAATTGCGCCAGCAGTTCAAGGCCGAGGATGCGGGTCAATCCCGTAGCCAGAATTCGATGCTTTATCGATAGTTTTCTCATGCCCCACACTCCCCCCGCCTTACCCTCCGATGCCGATTTGCGCAGCCAGGTCCGCTTCTCCACCGAAGACGGACTGATCTGGCTCGCGGGCCAGCGCATGTTGCTGCTGCACCTGGCCTCTCTTCACGCCCTGCGCCGCGAAATGATGAACACCATGGGGCCCGATCACACGCGGCGCCTGCTGCTGCGTGCCGGCTATGCCGCAGGTGAGCGCGATGCACTGCTGGCACGCCAGATACGACCCACGGCCAGCCTGTTCGAGATGTTTGCCGTAGGCCCCCAACTGCACCGGCTGGAGGGTGCAGTGCGCGCCACGCCGGAAATCTTTGAGGCCGATGAGCAGGCCGGCCACTTTCAATGCGTGGTGCGCTGGGAACACAGCTGGGAAGCGGAAATCCATTTGCGCGAATGGGGCCCCCAGGACCAGCCCTCGTGCTGGATGCTGCTGGGATATGCCTCGGGTTACTCCAGCGCGTTCTTCCGTCGACCGGTGTTTTTCAAGGAAATGCAGTGCTCCACCTGCGGCCACGCACACTGCCTGATAGAAGGCCGGTTTCAACATGAGTGGCCCGATGGCGAACAAATCGCACGCGACTACGACCCCGACTCCATGCTGGTACGCCTGGATGAGCTGCAGTCCCAGGTCGAGGCCTTGCGCACCGGCCTGGCCCCTTTCGACAGCCAGGGCCCGTTGCTGGGCCATTCACGCGCCTTTCAGGCCGCGCTGGAGCTGCTATCCAAGGCTGCTCCCACCCAGGTCACGGTGTTGTTCACGGGTGAGACCGGCGTGGGCAAGGAGCGC
Protein-coding sequences here:
- a CDS encoding phenol hydroxylase subunit P4 — its product is MSVTALKPYRFPAKDVRENFPAPLLYIGWEDHLMFCSPVALPLPPDMPFGALAQAVLPDVYGAHPDFARIDWSEVQWFKSGQPWSPDASKSLADNGLTHKDVIRFRTPGLIGIQGSYS
- a CDS encoding aromatic/alkene/methane monooxygenase hydroxylase/oxygenase subunit alpha, with the translated sequence MDAPVIKKKLGLKDRYTAMTRGLGWETSYQPMDKVFPYDKFEGIKIHDWDKWEDPFRLTMDAYWKYQGEKEKKLYAVIEAFAQNNGQLGVTDARYLNALKLFIQGVVPLEYYAHRGFAHAGRHFTGAGARVAAQMQSIDELRHFQTETHALSNYNKYFNGMHSSSHWFDRVWFLSVPKSFFEDALSAGPFEFLTAVSFSFEYVLTNLLFVPFMSGAAHNGDLSTVTFGFSAQSDESRHMTLGIECIKFMLEQDPGNVPIVQRWIDKWFWRGYRVLTLVAMMQDYMLPKRVMSWKEAWEMYAEENGGALFRDLARYGIREPAGWKLACEGKDHISHQAWNIFYNYTAAAPFHTWVPGEQEMQWLSEKYPDSFDKHYRPRLEHYRAEQQAGKRFYSKTLPMLCTTCQIPMGFTEPGDATKICYRESDYEGSKYHFCSDGCKHVFDDEPEKFVQSWLPVHQIYQGNCFKPDVDPTAEGFDPLAAVLDWYGMNVGRDNMDFEGSEDQRNFAAWRGDPPPATSANNAATNASANPSQEAQP
- a CDS encoding MmoB/DmpM family protein, which produces MSTSASTPVSKVFIAFQDNEESRPVVDAILADNTHAQAVYSPGLVKIDAPGRLVIRRASIEEQTGRPYELQQIQINLVTLSGHVEEDDDEFSLSWNQ
- a CDS encoding aromatic/alkene monooxygenase hydroxylase subunit beta produces the protein MNIELSAREIQPLRHTFARVATYTGDKPASRYLEATLGVQPTHHFHYRPLWEPEFELFDTGRTAIRMADWNALRDPRQYYYATWTMTRARQQEAVEANYQFVESRNLAGKMSDALRAKACDVLMPLRHVAWGGNMNNSQICSRGYGTPFTAPAMMHAMDHLGVAQYLTRLGLVMDEPGVLEAGKNDWMQHPAWQPLRHLVEDLLVVQDPMELFVAQNMVLDGLLYPLIYNHFVDEHVTVQGGTAVAMLTAFMPEWHTETARWIDAVVKVAAAESADNRSQLSHWYLSYAEHAGVALAAVAELALGARGAAVLSEVRQSLDARARKAGLDI
- a CDS encoding phenol hydroxylase subunit, with translation METSTLDLPACDLTRRSVRVLQRRANGFVDFEFSVGWPELTVELAMTEADFEAFCQVQKARLL